Below is a genomic region from Frankiaceae bacterium.
ACCGCGCTCATCGCCGGCATCGCGTACATCGCGACGTTCGTCTTCTCCATCCCCGTGAAGTTCGGGCTCTGGGCCGACGTCCTCGACAACCCCGGCTTCGTCCTCGGCGAGGGCAACGGCACGCCCGTCCTGTGGGGCGCGCTGTTCGAGGTCGTCACGGCGCTCGCGAACGTCGCGACCGCCGTCGCCCTCTACTCCGTCGCCCGGCGCTACAGCGTGCGGTCGGCACTCGGCTTCGTGACGACCCGCGTCATGGAGGCAGTCATCATGTTCGTCGGCATCTTCAGCATCCTGGCGATCTTCACGCTCCACCAGGACGTGGCCGGCACGGCGGGCGCCGACGACGGCGCGCTGCTCACCGTCCGCCACACGCTCGTCGCGGTGCACGACTGGACGTTCCTCATCGGCCCCGGCCTGATGGCCTCGCTGAACGCACTCCTCATCGGCTCGGTCATGTACCGCTCGCGCCTGCTGCCCAGGTGGATCCCGACGCTCGGCCTCGTCGGCGCGCCGATGCTGCTGGTGTCGACGACGGCGACGCTGTTCGGCGCGTGGGACCAGCTCTCCGGTCCGGCGCTGCTCCTCACCCTCCCGATCGCCGTCTGGGAGCTCTCGTTCGGCGTGTACATGGCGGCCAAGGGCTTCCGGCCGACGACGGTCGACCTGACCGAGCCGGTCACGACCGCGCGCTTCGACATGGTGGAGGCGACCCGATGATCGAGGTCCAGAACGTCACGAAGAGGTACGGCTCCACGGTCGCCGTCGACGGCCTCTCCTTCGAGGTCAGGGAGGGGGAGGTCACCGGCTTCCTCGGGCCCAACGGCGCCGGCAAGTCGACGACGATGCGCATGATGGTCGGGCTCGACGCGCCGACCTCGGGGCGGGTCACGATCGACGGCCGCCCCTACGGCGACCTGCGCTTCCCGCTCCGTCACGTCGGCGCGCTGCTCGAAGCCCGCGCCGTCCACCCTGGCCGCAGCGCCCGCAACCACCTGCTCTGGCTGGCCGACTCCAACGGCATCGACCGCCGCAGGGTCGACCACGTCCTCGAGCTCGTCGGACTCGCCGACGTCGCGCGGCGGCGTTCCGGAGGGTTCTCCCTCGGGATGGGCCAGCGGCTCGGCATCGCGACCGCGC
It encodes:
- a CDS encoding DUF4386 domain-containing protein; this encodes MSAITTRTARPPMTPLRKTALIAGIAYIATFVFSIPVKFGLWADVLDNPGFVLGEGNGTPVLWGALFEVVTALANVATAVALYSVARRYSVRSALGFVTTRVMEAVIMFVGIFSILAIFTLHQDVAGTAGADDGALLTVRHTLVAVHDWTFLIGPGLMASLNALLIGSVMYRSRLLPRWIPTLGLVGAPMLLVSTTATLFGAWDQLSGPALLLTLPIAVWELSFGVYMAAKGFRPTTVDLTEPVTTARFDMVEATR